A part of Cotesia glomerata isolate CgM1 linkage group LG4, MPM_Cglom_v2.3, whole genome shotgun sequence genomic DNA contains:
- the LOC123263421 gene encoding uncharacterized protein CFAP97D2: protein MPIARTANTNIDLILCQRKAYERHRKRVKSATSAIDMSPPKLIPHVLNDAKKLQLQKERQAQIVKDNFILLKHLQSIMSGGKKKKVFSLTEKKSECIRFY from the exons atgccgATTGCTAGAACCGCTAACACAAATATAGATCTAATATTATGTCAAAGAAAAGCTTATGAGCGCCATCGAAAACGa GTTAAGTCAGCAACTTCGGCTATTGATATGAGTCCTCCTAAGCTTATACCACACGTTCTAAATGATGCTAAGAAATTACAATTGCAAAAAGAAAGACAAGCACAAATCGTGAAAGATAATTTCATTCTTTTGAAACATCTTCAGAGCATAATGAGTGGTGGTAAGAAGAAAAAAGTGTTCAGTCTCACTGAAAAGAAATCAGAGTGTAttcgattttattaa
- the LOC123263420 gene encoding uncharacterized protein LOC123263420 — MVNKQTNAMLACATAMERTTDKLNDLMKESMKMVQMLCNFTDKELETKRDRAKKSELEAERKNEQDDPNIKANRVNSGSRGREYRCHRCSGLGHWEQQCPWKEKGMWDCYKCKKMTDHKASDHEKYPDRFRKCESKP; from the exons ATGGTGAACAAGCAAACTAATGCCATGTTGGCATGTGCTACAGCAATGGAGAGAACCACCGACAAGCTGAACGACCTGATGAAGGAGAGTATGAAGATGGTACAAATGCTGTGCAACTTCACGGATAAAGAGTTAGAGACAAAGAGAGATCGAGCTAAAAAATCTGAG CTGGAAGCCGAGAGGAAGAACGAGCAAGATGACCCAAACATCAAAGCAAACAGAGTCAACTCAGGGAGCCGAGGCAGAGAATACAGGTGTCATAGATGTTCGGGACTTGGACACTGGGAACAACAGTGCCCTTGGAAAGAAAAGGGCATGTGGGATTGCTACAAGTGCAAGAAAATGACGGACCACAAAGCCAGTGACCACGAGAAGTATCCTGATCGTTTCAGGAAATGCGAAA GCAAACCATAA